The Thermococcus sibiricus MM 739 DNA window ATGAAACTTGGAGGAATAGATGAAGCTGGGAGAGGGCCTGTAGTAGGGCCACTTGTTATAGCTGCTGTAGTTATTGATGAATCAAAAATTGAAAAGTTTGAGGCCTTGGGGGTTAAGGACTCAAAGAAGTTGAGCCCAAAGAAAAGGGAGGAACTCTTTGAGAAGATAATAGAACTTGTTGATGATTATTTCATACTTGAACTATCTCCGGAGGATATAGATAAGAGGGAAGGAACAATGAATGATTTTGAGGTTGAAAACTTTGCTAAAGTTTTGAACTCTCTTAAAATTAAGCCTGATCTTGTTTATATAGATGCAGCTGACGTGAACGAAGAGCGATTTGGGATTGTTGTAAGGGAAAAACTCTCTTTCTATCCAAAAATAATAGCGGAACATAAAGCAGATTCTAAGTACATCCCCGTAGCTGCTGCTTCAATACTCGCTAAAGTTACAAGAGACAAGGCAATAGAAAGACTCAAAGAAATTTATGGAAATATAGGTTCAGGGTACCCGAGTGATCCCATTACAAGAAAGTTTTTGGAAGAATACTACAAAGAACACGGAAGCTTCCCTCCTGTGGTGAGGAGAAGCTGGAAAACATTGAAAAAGATTGAAGAAAAGTTACAAAAAGAAAAGAATCAATCTAACCTCTTAAATTTCTTAAAAAAGTCCTAAAACTTCCAATCTTATCCCATAACCATATTAAGATCTCTTTTATCCACTCCCAGTAAATTCTGAGAGAGTTCTCAAAGTACTCCCATTTTATTATATCATAGGCCATTACTCCCAAAGTAACTGCTCCTGCTGGCACTAATGGCGTTGCATAGAAGCTAAATTGAGTTTTACCTCCCAAAAGCCATTGTAAACCATAAAAAGCTATTGTGCTCCAAAAGATTCCGAAGGGTATTAAGAGTTTTTTTCTTCTTATGGCGGCATATGGGATTGCAAATATGAACACTGCCATGGAGAGCATTAGGATAGGATCAGTGACTGCAAAGATATCTGGATTATAATGGAACGCAAAAGGCCTTAAGCTTATAAACCATTCCCAGAAGGGTGAATTTG harbors:
- the rnhB gene encoding ribonuclease HII; protein product: MKLGGIDEAGRGPVVGPLVIAAVVIDESKIEKFEALGVKDSKKLSPKKREELFEKIIELVDDYFILELSPEDIDKREGTMNDFEVENFAKVLNSLKIKPDLVYIDAADVNEERFGIVVREKLSFYPKIIAEHKADSKYIPVAAASILAKVTRDKAIERLKEIYGNIGSGYPSDPITRKFLEEYYKEHGSFPPVVRRSWKTLKKIEEKLQKEKNQSNLLNFLKKS